In the Lysinibacillus sp. PLM2 genome, one interval contains:
- the frnE gene encoding DSBA oxidoreductase, which produces MKVEVWSDYVCPFCYIGKRQLEKALKDTGYEGQIEVEYKSFLLDPTTPIDADESVYSSLAKKFRVSVDEAKNMTKSVASRAKEVGLEYNFDIMKTANTVAAHRLAKWADTKGKGSEMSERLLQAYFSEGQSIGKREVLLKLVEELGLDTKEATIVLDGEQYAKEVEQDIIEAQTLGVRGVPFFVFDNKYGISGAQPQPLFEKTIEKVASEAGLKPKLKIVGNDNGAICTDDHCDF; this is translated from the coding sequence ATGAAAGTAGAAGTTTGGTCAGATTACGTTTGTCCTTTTTGTTATATTGGAAAACGTCAATTAGAAAAGGCATTAAAAGATACAGGTTATGAAGGTCAAATTGAAGTTGAGTATAAAAGTTTTTTATTAGATCCAACGACACCAATAGATGCGGATGAGTCCGTATATTCTTCGTTAGCAAAAAAATTTAGAGTATCCGTAGATGAAGCTAAAAATATGACTAAAAGCGTTGCGAGTCGTGCGAAAGAGGTAGGCCTCGAGTACAATTTTGATATTATGAAAACAGCAAATACAGTAGCGGCACATCGACTAGCTAAGTGGGCAGACACAAAAGGGAAAGGTTCTGAAATGAGCGAACGTCTTTTACAGGCATATTTTTCAGAGGGTCAGTCAATTGGTAAACGAGAAGTGTTACTAAAACTAGTTGAAGAGCTCGGTTTAGATACGAAGGAAGCAACTATTGTATTAGATGGAGAACAGTACGCTAAAGAAGTAGAGCAGGATATTATAGAAGCACAAACACTAGGTGTAAGAGGAGTACCATTTTTTGTATTTGATAATAAATACGGAATTTCAGGTGCACAACCTCAACCATTATTTGAAAAAACGATTGAAAAGGTAGCTAGTGAGGCTGGTTTAAAGCCAAAGTTAAAAATAGTTGGCAATGATAATGGAGCTATTTGTACAGATGATCATTGTGATTTTTAA